A genomic segment from Armatimonadota bacterium encodes:
- a CDS encoding cupin domain-containing protein, producing MGGVVRTARDVEPRPVERARGAQMRVLIGPDDGAPHFVTRVFTLAPGGRIPAHRHPTIEHEQYVLSGRMRVGIDDEVREVGPGQAIFIPAGAAHWYENPTDEPVEFLCVVPRTATYPTEWLEDGPEVSR from the coding sequence GTGGGCGGAGTGGTGCGCACGGCGCGCGACGTGGAACCCCGGCCGGTGGAACGCGCGCGGGGGGCGCAGATGCGCGTCCTCATCGGGCCCGACGACGGGGCGCCGCACTTCGTCACGCGTGTCTTCACCCTGGCGCCGGGCGGGCGCATCCCGGCCCACCGCCATCCCACCATCGAGCACGAGCAGTACGTCCTCTCGGGCCGCATGCGCGTCGGCATCGACGACGAGGTGCGCGAGGTCGGGCCGGGCCAGGCCATCTTCATCCCCGCCGGGGCGGCGCACTGGTACGAGAACCCCACGGACGAGCCGGTGGAGTTCCTCTGCGTCGTCCCGCGCACGGCGACCTATCCCACGGAGTGGCTGGAGGACGGCCCCGAGGTCAGCCGATAG
- a CDS encoding VWA domain-containing protein — protein MRFLWPGVLWGALGLPLLLTAYVRALHRPRHPVRFPPATTAALAARAAGWRRHLPPALFGAALVMALVAAARPVAPWPVASTRPVVLVIDVSRSMEETDIPPTRLEAAKAAAAEFVRRLPPSTPVALVTFGNYATLVVPPTRDRPRLLAALAALTTQLRTQLGNGLLEGVRAVADAPRDADPRAVVVLLSDGRASDGVPPLVAAQQARAARVRVYTIGMGTGGDPSRFRSGYWGVLDEETLRAVAELTGGRYWHAASARDLRAIYRSLAGTLGWTRQEQEVSAVAALAAAAVLVLALLARGRLAPAT, from the coding sequence ATGCGCTTCCTCTGGCCCGGCGTCCTCTGGGGCGCGCTCGGCCTGCCGCTCCTCCTGACGGCGTACGTGCGGGCGCTGCACCGCCCCCGCCACCCCGTACGCTTCCCCCCCGCGACCACCGCCGCGCTGGCGGCGCGGGCGGCCGGGTGGCGGCGCCACCTGCCGCCGGCGCTCTTCGGCGCAGCGCTGGTCATGGCCCTGGTCGCGGCGGCGCGCCCGGTGGCGCCGTGGCCGGTCGCGTCGACCCGCCCGGTGGTGCTGGTCATCGACGTCAGCCGCAGCATGGAGGAGACCGACATCCCGCCCACCCGGCTCGAGGCGGCCAAGGCGGCGGCGGCGGAGTTCGTGCGCCGCCTGCCCCCCTCCACCCCCGTGGCCCTCGTCACCTTCGGGAACTACGCCACGCTGGTCGTGCCGCCGACCCGGGACCGGCCGCGGCTGCTCGCCGCCCTGGCCGCGCTGACCACCCAGCTGCGCACGCAACTGGGCAACGGGCTGCTCGAAGGGGTGCGGGCGGTGGCCGACGCCCCGCGGGACGCCGACCCGCGGGCGGTGGTCGTCCTCCTCTCGGACGGGCGGGCCAGCGACGGCGTCCCGCCGCTCGTGGCGGCGCAGCAGGCCCGGGCGGCGCGGGTGCGCGTCTACACCATCGGCATGGGGACGGGCGGCGATCCCTCGCGCTTCCGCAGCGGCTACTGGGGCGTGCTGGACGAGGAGACGCTGCGCGCGGTGGCGGAACTGACCGGCGGGCGGTACTGGCACGCCGCCAGCGCCCGCGACCTGCGGGCCATCTACCGGTCGCTCGCCGGGACGCTGGGGTGGACCCGGCAGGAGCAGGAGGTCAGCGCCGTGGCCGCGCTGGCCGCGGCGGCCGTGCTCGTGCTGGCGCTGCTGGCGCGCGGCCGGCTCGCGCCCGCAACCTGA
- a CDS encoding DUF488 family protein, whose product MAGEIGPIRLKRVYEPAAPEDGARFLVERLWPRGVRRDALPLTDWLRDVAPSPALRQWYGHDPARWPEFRRRYLAELRAPGRAAALRRLEEAARAGPVTLLFAARDEARSSAAVLREVLLRRLRLRARAGRAPAAPARARPPRPARPRR is encoded by the coding sequence ATGGCGGGGGAGATCGGACCGATCCGCCTCAAGCGTGTCTACGAGCCGGCCGCGCCGGAGGACGGCGCGCGCTTCCTCGTGGAGCGCCTCTGGCCCCGGGGCGTGCGCCGCGACGCGCTGCCCCTCACCGACTGGCTGCGCGACGTGGCGCCCAGTCCCGCGCTGCGCCAGTGGTACGGCCACGATCCCGCGCGCTGGCCCGAGTTCCGGCGCCGCTACCTGGCCGAGCTGCGCGCCCCCGGGCGCGCCGCCGCCCTGCGTCGCCTGGAGGAGGCGGCTCGCGCCGGGCCGGTCACGCTCCTCTTCGCGGCGCGCGACGAGGCCCGCAGCAGCGCCGCGGTCCTGCGGGAGGTGCTCCTGCGCCGGCTCAGGTTGCGGGCGCGAGCCGGCCGCGCGCCAGCAGCGCCAGCACGAGCACGGCCGCCGCGGCCAGCGCGGCCACGGCGCTGA
- a CDS encoding ribonuclease H-like domain-containing protein: MAPGYEVRCRRLPATQGDGDWPPGAAARVGRALGPPGERLLWLDTETTGLSGGTGTYVFLVGLARLDDDAVTVRQHFLADLRGERAMLEGLAVELGDADGLITFNGTRFDLPLLTTRYLLARAGRGPAPPAHLDLMTVARRLWYRPLGGFSLGMVERAVLGVRRQGDLPGWAIPARYVEYLRTGDRAGLEPVFTHNLQDLLSLMALHGLAGALVADGPGTVRPEGTGTIRAATGEAAGVAAVPVDLWGLGRLREVRGDSVGAAACYREVLRVEQDPARRWRTACALARLYRRAGAPDALLALWQREAALGILPRWRCLERLAVSWERYGRDLRQALACAEAAVAASGAADGPVDAPVLERLHRRRARLVRKVTGIRPRPPLEWSPQEAPRACASSGPASSGARSACRSS; this comes from the coding sequence GTGGCCCCCGGGTACGAGGTGCGGTGCCGGCGCCTCCCTGCGACGCAGGGTGACGGCGACTGGCCGCCGGGTGCGGCCGCGCGGGTCGGCCGTGCCCTGGGACCGCCCGGAGAGCGCCTCCTCTGGCTGGACACCGAGACCACCGGGTTGAGCGGGGGCACCGGCACTTACGTCTTCCTCGTGGGCCTGGCCCGCCTCGACGACGACGCGGTCACCGTGCGCCAGCACTTCCTCGCCGACCTGCGCGGCGAGCGGGCCATGCTCGAGGGGCTGGCCGTGGAGCTGGGCGATGCGGACGGGCTCATCACCTTCAACGGCACCCGCTTCGACCTGCCGCTGCTCACGACGCGGTACCTCCTGGCCCGCGCGGGGCGCGGACCGGCACCGCCGGCCCACCTCGACCTGATGACGGTGGCCCGGCGCCTGTGGTACCGCCCGCTGGGCGGGTTCAGCCTGGGGATGGTGGAGCGTGCCGTGCTGGGGGTGCGCCGCCAGGGGGACCTCCCGGGGTGGGCCATCCCCGCCCGCTACGTCGAGTACCTGCGCACCGGCGACCGGGCGGGGCTCGAGCCCGTCTTCACCCACAACCTGCAGGACCTCCTCTCCCTGATGGCGCTCCACGGCCTGGCCGGCGCGCTCGTGGCGGACGGCCCGGGGACCGTCCGCCCGGAGGGCACGGGGACCATCCGCGCCGCGACCGGCGAGGCCGCGGGGGTGGCGGCGGTGCCTGTGGACCTCTGGGGACTGGGCCGCCTGCGGGAGGTGCGGGGAGACTCCGTCGGTGCGGCGGCCTGCTACCGGGAGGTGCTGCGTGTCGAGCAGGACCCTGCGCGGCGTTGGCGCACAGCGTGCGCGCTGGCGCGGCTCTACCGCCGCGCGGGGGCGCCGGACGCGCTGCTCGCGCTGTGGCAGCGCGAAGCCGCCCTGGGCATCCTGCCGCGGTGGCGGTGCCTGGAACGTCTGGCCGTGTCCTGGGAGCGGTACGGGCGGGACCTGCGGCAGGCGCTGGCCTGCGCCGAGGCGGCCGTCGCCGCATCCGGCGCGGCGGACGGGCCGGTCGACGCACCGGTCCTGGAGCGCCTCCACCGGCGGCGGGCCCGGTTGGTCCGCAAGGTCACCGGCATCCGCCCGCGTCCTCCCCTAGAATGGAGTCCACAGGAGGCACCCCGCGCATGCGCTTCCTCTGGCCCGGCGTCCTCTGGGGCGCGCTCGGCCTGCCGCTCCTCCTGA
- a CDS encoding DEAD/DEAH box helicase: protein MTLEQLLDRLRHDPRFAARITAWHELPARRARYAPFPEDLHPRLVEGLRRRGVTTLYTHQAAAYRAAAEGRHLVVVTPTASGKTLCYTLPVLDRILKAPETRALYLFPTKALGADQVDELQSLVAATGADITTFTYDGDTPAPARRAIRAAGHVVVTNPDMLHTAILPHHTKWLRLFESLRYVVIDEVHHYRGVFGSHVANVLRRLWRVCRFYGSAPQVICTSATIGNPQEHAGRLVGAPVTLIDDNGAPAGPRVVVLLNPPVVNRALGIRRDTLLEVRDLARELVAGGVPTIVFARSRLAAELLTAYLRDLAARSGGEAESVRGYRAGYLPSERRAIERGLRQGTVRAVASTNALELGIDIGQLGAAVLAGYPGTIASTWQQIGRAGRTGELAAAFLVATSDPLDQYLVTHPAYLFGRSPEEAWIHPDNPLVLASHLRCAVFELPLGHDEPFGPEPPLRLLQHLAAQGMVHDDGTRWHYVAETFPAEEVSLRSASTENVVVIDTTDPQPRVIGEVDLASAPGLVHEGAIYLHLGRQHHVDRLDWEARKAYVRRVDVDYYTQAEIAVRLAVLTEAATTGRTPGPAPHAAGTADALQAAHGEVALTFRPTVYKKLKLFTHENVGWGKIALPETTLHTTAAWVWLAPEALRWRSADRLHGALAALGHVLLAVAPLALMCDPQDLGRVVEVRSPHTGAPTVYLYERAPGGVGLAERLFRFLDRLATAAADLVAGCPCAAGCPSCVGPPLEVGAHGKADARLLLQEATRPLQEAARRMVVETSP from the coding sequence ATGACGCTGGAGCAGCTCCTCGACCGCCTCCGCCACGACCCCCGGTTCGCCGCCCGCATCACCGCCTGGCACGAGCTCCCCGCCCGCCGGGCCCGCTACGCGCCCTTCCCCGAGGACCTCCACCCCCGCCTGGTGGAGGGGCTGCGCCGCCGCGGGGTCACCACCCTCTACACCCACCAGGCCGCCGCCTACCGCGCCGCCGCCGAGGGGCGGCACCTGGTGGTGGTCACGCCCACCGCCAGCGGCAAGACGCTGTGCTACACGCTGCCCGTCCTCGACCGCATCCTCAAAGCCCCCGAGACCCGGGCGCTCTACCTCTTCCCGACCAAGGCGCTGGGCGCCGACCAGGTGGACGAGCTGCAATCCCTCGTCGCCGCCACCGGCGCCGACATCACGACCTTCACCTACGACGGCGACACGCCCGCCCCGGCCCGGCGCGCCATCCGCGCCGCGGGACACGTCGTGGTGACGAACCCGGACATGCTGCACACCGCCATCCTCCCCCACCACACGAAGTGGCTGCGCCTCTTCGAGTCGCTGCGCTACGTGGTCATCGACGAGGTGCACCACTACCGCGGGGTCTTCGGCAGCCACGTGGCCAACGTGCTGCGCCGCCTGTGGCGCGTCTGCCGCTTCTACGGGTCGGCCCCGCAGGTCATCTGCACCAGCGCCACCATCGGCAACCCGCAGGAACACGCCGGGCGGCTGGTGGGAGCGCCCGTCACGCTGATCGACGACAACGGCGCTCCCGCCGGCCCGCGCGTCGTCGTCCTGCTCAACCCGCCGGTGGTCAACCGCGCGCTGGGCATCCGACGCGACACGCTGCTGGAGGTGCGGGACCTGGCCCGGGAGCTCGTGGCGGGAGGCGTCCCCACCATCGTCTTCGCGCGCAGCCGCCTGGCCGCCGAGCTCCTCACCGCCTACCTGCGCGACCTGGCCGCGCGCAGCGGCGGCGAGGCAGAGAGCGTGCGCGGCTACCGCGCCGGCTACCTCCCCTCCGAGCGGCGGGCCATCGAGCGCGGCCTGCGCCAGGGGACGGTGCGGGCGGTGGCCAGCACCAACGCCCTGGAGCTGGGGATCGACATCGGGCAGCTGGGCGCCGCCGTGCTGGCCGGCTACCCCGGCACCATCGCCTCCACCTGGCAGCAGATCGGCCGCGCCGGGCGCACCGGGGAGCTGGCCGCCGCCTTCCTCGTGGCCACCAGCGACCCGCTCGACCAGTACCTCGTCACGCACCCGGCGTACCTCTTCGGCCGCTCGCCCGAGGAGGCCTGGATCCACCCCGACAACCCGCTGGTGCTGGCCAGCCACCTGCGCTGCGCCGTCTTCGAGCTGCCGCTGGGACACGACGAGCCCTTCGGGCCGGAGCCGCCGCTGCGGCTGCTGCAGCACCTGGCCGCCCAGGGGATGGTGCACGACGACGGCACCCGCTGGCACTACGTCGCCGAGACCTTCCCCGCCGAGGAGGTGAGCCTGCGCAGCGCCTCCACCGAGAACGTGGTCGTCATCGACACCACCGACCCGCAGCCCCGCGTCATCGGCGAGGTGGACCTGGCCTCGGCCCCGGGGCTGGTGCACGAGGGGGCGATCTACCTTCACCTGGGGCGCCAGCACCACGTCGACCGCCTCGACTGGGAGGCGCGCAAGGCCTACGTGCGGCGCGTGGACGTCGACTACTACACGCAGGCGGAGATCGCCGTCCGCCTGGCCGTGCTCACCGAGGCGGCGACCACGGGGCGGACGCCGGGGCCGGCGCCCCACGCGGCGGGCACCGCCGACGCGCTCCAGGCGGCGCACGGCGAGGTGGCCCTGACCTTCCGGCCGACCGTCTACAAGAAGCTCAAGCTCTTCACCCACGAGAACGTCGGGTGGGGGAAGATCGCGCTGCCCGAGACCACGCTCCACACCACCGCCGCCTGGGTGTGGCTGGCGCCTGAAGCACTGCGGTGGCGCAGCGCCGACCGCCTGCACGGCGCGCTGGCCGCCCTGGGCCACGTGCTGCTCGCCGTGGCGCCGCTGGCGCTCATGTGCGACCCGCAGGACCTGGGCCGGGTGGTGGAGGTGCGCTCGCCGCACACCGGCGCGCCCACCGTCTACCTGTACGAGCGGGCACCGGGCGGGGTCGGGCTGGCCGAACGCCTCTTCCGCTTCCTCGACCGGCTCGCCACCGCTGCGGCCGACCTGGTGGCGGGCTGTCCGTGCGCCGCGGGGTGCCCCTCCTGCGTGGGCCCGCCGCTCGAGGTTGGCGCGCACGGGAAGGCGGACGCGCGCCTCCTGCTGCAGGAGGCCACCCGCCCCCTGCAGGAGGCCGCCCGCCGGATGGTCGTCGAGACGTCGCCCTGA
- a CDS encoding DEAD/DEAH box helicase, with protein MTLPAPFHPLVAGWFADRFGTPTPPQAAGWREIAAGRHTLIAAPTGSGKTLAAFLWAIDRLVTRALDGTLEDRTSLVYVSPLRALGNDIERNLQLPLQEIRARAAAAGVALPELRVAVRSGDTPPGDRERMRRRPPHILITTPESLFILLTAAGSRQFLAQTETVVVDEIHAVAGDKRGSHLALSLERLDLLAGRRVQRIGLSATQRPIEAIAALLVGAACRPDGRPDCAIVDVGHRRPLHLTVEVPDQELGPIATHELWAEVYDRIAAQVRRHRSTLVFVHTRRLVERVAHQLAQRLGEARVAAHHGSLSRAARLSAEQRLKGGELAVVVATASLELGIDIGHVELVCHVGAPRQLAALLQRVGRSGHWLGAVPRGILYPLTRDELVQCAAALRAVRQGELDRVVVPTAPLDVLAQQIVATVATGEIAEEALWALVRRAAPYRDLSRKDFDAVVEMLSEGIATGRGRRSAYLHRDRVHGVLRPRRGARLAAITSGGAIPDVADYDVVEEPTGALVGRVNEDFAVESLAGDVFLLGNRPWRIRRVESGRLRVEDAQGATPTIPFWLGEAPARSAELSRAVAEVREAVAARLPDREAAEAWLVAETGVPPEAARQIVAYLEAGRQALGVVPTQRVVVAERFFDEAGGMQLVLHAPFGGRITRAWGMALRKRFCLTFDFELQAAATDDGIVLSLGEQHAFPLESVFRMVRLATLREDLTQAALQSPMFTNRWRWNASRALAVLRHERGRRVPMPLQRMRADDLLAAVFPEQVACQDNHPGGPITPPDHPLVTETVRNCLHEAMDLDGLRAVLEAIDRGEIRVVAVETPAPSVLSHELLHANPYAFLDDAPLEERRARAVALRRTDPDLAAGWGRLDPEAVATVRAQAWPDVRDAEELHDLLLSLGWLPVGDLGPWEGWAEELRRQGRATVATWSGPEGTCRALVAAERLGWLEALVPGARLDPPLRVPPGVPAHTEEEALGAVVQGWLEVLGPVTAAALAGRLGVPVSAVDRGLAILEGRGAALRGQFIPEGSAAVDSAGLGTPRPAEQWCDRRLLARIHRLTLGRLRQEIEPVTTAQFIRFLLRWQHLAPGTQLHGRDGVLAVLRQLQGLELPAPAWEQWVLPGRVARYDPADLEHLCLSGVVAWGRLTHQPVEAASPGEATNGAAPTRTRRSAAPGRQAPLAFVLREDLPWIAPPRRPTWRDVPGLSREARAVAAYLERRGASFLTDIARGTGLVPAASEDALWELVARGLVTGDGISGLRVLLQPEVKRRHRRLRALRGGRLTPRLMPVGRWSLWHAGDEAPTDAERAEAWARVLLHRYGVVCRDLLAREGQAPPWRVLAPVYRRLEARGEVRGGRFLASVLGEQFALPEAVEALRSVRRTAPSGEVVLVASADPLNLVGVLTPGARLSPFARQVIAYRDGIPVEVGPLGAVRSRLQAGEA; from the coding sequence ATGACGCTCCCCGCCCCCTTCCACCCGCTCGTCGCCGGCTGGTTCGCCGACCGGTTCGGCACGCCCACGCCGCCCCAGGCCGCGGGCTGGCGCGAGATCGCCGCCGGCCGCCACACGCTCATCGCCGCGCCCACCGGCTCGGGGAAAACGCTGGCCGCCTTCCTGTGGGCCATCGACCGCCTGGTCACCCGGGCCCTCGACGGGACGCTCGAGGACCGCACGTCGCTGGTCTACGTCTCGCCGCTGCGGGCGCTCGGCAACGACATCGAGCGCAACCTGCAGCTCCCCCTCCAGGAGATCCGCGCGCGGGCTGCGGCGGCCGGAGTGGCCCTGCCCGAGCTCCGCGTGGCCGTGCGCTCCGGCGACACCCCGCCGGGCGACCGGGAGCGCATGCGCCGCCGCCCGCCGCACATCCTCATCACCACGCCCGAGTCGCTCTTCATCCTCCTCACCGCCGCCGGCAGTCGCCAGTTCCTGGCGCAGACGGAGACGGTGGTCGTGGACGAGATCCACGCCGTGGCCGGAGACAAGCGCGGCAGCCACCTGGCGCTCTCCCTGGAGCGGCTCGACCTGCTGGCCGGGCGGCGGGTGCAGCGCATCGGGCTCAGCGCCACCCAGCGGCCCATCGAGGCCATCGCCGCCCTGCTGGTGGGGGCGGCGTGCCGCCCGGACGGGCGCCCGGACTGCGCCATCGTCGACGTCGGCCACCGCCGCCCGCTCCACCTGACGGTGGAGGTGCCGGACCAGGAGCTGGGCCCCATCGCCACGCACGAGCTGTGGGCCGAGGTCTACGACCGCATCGCCGCGCAGGTGCGCCGGCACCGCAGCACGCTCGTCTTCGTGCATACGCGGCGGCTGGTGGAGCGGGTGGCCCACCAGCTGGCGCAGCGCCTGGGGGAGGCGCGGGTGGCCGCGCACCACGGCAGCCTCTCGCGGGCGGCGCGCCTGTCGGCCGAGCAGCGCCTGAAGGGCGGGGAGCTGGCGGTGGTGGTGGCCACGGCGTCGCTGGAGCTCGGCATCGACATCGGGCACGTCGAGCTGGTCTGCCACGTGGGGGCGCCGCGGCAGCTCGCCGCGCTCCTGCAGCGGGTGGGCCGCTCCGGCCACTGGCTCGGGGCCGTGCCGCGCGGCATCCTCTACCCGCTCACGCGGGACGAGCTGGTGCAGTGCGCCGCGGCGCTGCGCGCCGTGCGCCAGGGGGAGCTGGACCGCGTCGTCGTCCCCACCGCCCCGCTGGACGTCCTGGCGCAGCAGATCGTGGCCACCGTGGCCACCGGGGAGATCGCGGAGGAGGCCCTGTGGGCGCTGGTGCGGCGTGCCGCGCCGTACCGGGACCTGTCGCGCAAGGACTTCGACGCCGTGGTGGAGATGCTGAGCGAGGGCATCGCCACCGGACGGGGCCGGCGCAGCGCCTACCTGCACCGTGACCGCGTCCACGGCGTGCTGCGGCCGCGGCGGGGGGCGCGCCTGGCGGCCATCACCTCCGGCGGGGCCATCCCCGACGTGGCGGACTACGACGTGGTCGAGGAGCCCACGGGGGCGCTGGTGGGCCGGGTGAACGAGGACTTCGCCGTGGAGAGCCTGGCCGGGGACGTCTTCCTGCTGGGCAACCGGCCCTGGCGCATCCGGCGCGTCGAGTCCGGCCGGCTGCGCGTGGAGGACGCCCAGGGGGCCACACCCACCATCCCCTTCTGGCTGGGGGAGGCGCCGGCACGCTCGGCGGAGCTCTCCCGGGCGGTCGCCGAGGTGCGCGAGGCGGTGGCGGCGCGGCTGCCGGACCGTGAGGCGGCCGAGGCCTGGCTGGTGGCGGAGACGGGCGTGCCGCCGGAGGCGGCCCGGCAGATCGTCGCCTACCTGGAGGCCGGCCGGCAGGCGCTGGGGGTCGTCCCCACGCAGCGGGTGGTGGTGGCCGAGCGGTTCTTCGACGAGGCCGGGGGGATGCAGCTGGTGCTGCACGCCCCCTTCGGCGGGCGCATCACCCGGGCGTGGGGGATGGCCCTGCGCAAGCGCTTCTGCCTGACCTTCGACTTCGAGCTGCAGGCGGCGGCCACCGACGACGGCATCGTCCTCTCGCTGGGGGAGCAGCACGCCTTCCCGCTGGAGAGCGTCTTCCGCATGGTGCGGCTGGCCACGCTGCGCGAGGACCTCACCCAGGCCGCCCTGCAGTCGCCGATGTTCACCAACCGCTGGCGGTGGAACGCCTCCCGCGCGCTGGCGGTGCTGCGCCACGAGCGCGGCCGGCGCGTGCCGATGCCGCTGCAGCGCATGCGCGCCGACGACCTGCTGGCCGCGGTCTTCCCCGAGCAGGTGGCCTGCCAGGACAACCACCCCGGCGGGCCCATTACCCCGCCCGACCACCCGCTGGTCACCGAGACGGTGCGCAACTGCCTGCACGAGGCCATGGACCTGGACGGGCTGCGCGCGGTGCTGGAGGCGATCGACCGCGGCGAGATCCGCGTGGTGGCGGTGGAGACGCCGGCGCCGTCGGTGCTGTCGCACGAGCTCCTCCACGCCAACCCCTACGCCTTCCTCGACGACGCGCCGCTGGAGGAGCGGCGCGCCCGGGCGGTGGCGCTGCGCCGCACCGACCCGGACCTGGCGGCGGGGTGGGGCCGCCTCGACCCCGAGGCCGTCGCCACGGTGCGGGCGCAGGCCTGGCCCGATGTGCGCGACGCCGAGGAGCTGCACGACCTGCTCCTCTCCCTGGGGTGGCTGCCGGTCGGCGATCTGGGCCCGTGGGAGGGGTGGGCCGAGGAGCTGCGCCGGCAGGGGCGGGCGACGGTGGCGACCTGGTCCGGACCCGAGGGGACCTGCCGGGCGCTCGTGGCCGCGGAACGCCTGGGGTGGCTGGAGGCCCTGGTGCCGGGCGCGCGGCTGGACCCCCCCTTGCGCGTCCCGCCCGGGGTGCCCGCGCACACCGAGGAGGAGGCGCTCGGGGCGGTGGTGCAGGGGTGGCTGGAGGTGCTGGGTCCGGTCACCGCAGCGGCGCTGGCGGGGCGGCTCGGGGTGCCGGTCTCGGCGGTCGACCGCGGGCTGGCCATCCTGGAGGGGCGCGGGGCGGCGTTGCGCGGACAGTTCATCCCGGAAGGTTCCGCCGCGGTCGACAGCGCCGGCCTTGGCACGCCGAGGCCGGCGGAGCAATGGTGCGACCGCCGGCTGCTGGCGCGCATCCACCGCCTGACCCTGGGGCGCCTGCGCCAGGAGATCGAGCCGGTCACCACGGCGCAGTTCATCCGCTTCCTGCTGCGCTGGCAGCACCTGGCCCCCGGGACGCAGCTGCACGGGCGCGACGGGGTGCTGGCCGTGCTGCGGCAGCTGCAGGGGCTGGAGCTACCCGCGCCCGCCTGGGAGCAGTGGGTCCTGCCCGGACGCGTGGCCCGCTACGACCCCGCCGACCTGGAGCACCTGTGCCTGAGCGGCGTCGTGGCCTGGGGCCGCCTCACCCACCAGCCGGTGGAGGCCGCCTCGCCCGGCGAGGCGACGAACGGCGCCGCCCCGACGCGGACCCGGCGCAGCGCCGCCCCCGGCCGCCAGGCGCCGCTGGCCTTCGTGCTGCGGGAGGACCTCCCCTGGATCGCCCCGCCGCGGCGCCCGACGTGGCGCGACGTCCCCGGGCTGTCGCGGGAGGCCCGGGCGGTGGCCGCCTACCTGGAGCGACGCGGGGCCTCCTTCCTCACCGACATCGCGCGCGGCACGGGGCTCGTCCCCGCCGCCAGCGAGGACGCGCTCTGGGAACTGGTGGCCCGCGGCCTGGTGACGGGTGACGGGATCAGCGGGCTGCGGGTGCTGCTGCAGCCCGAGGTGAAGCGGCGCCACCGCCGCCTGCGCGCCCTGCGCGGCGGCCGGCTGACGCCGCGCCTCATGCCGGTGGGGCGGTGGAGCCTGTGGCATGCGGGAGACGAGGCGCCCACCGACGCCGAGCGTGCCGAGGCGTGGGCGCGGGTGCTGCTGCACCGCTACGGGGTCGTCTGCCGCGACCTGCTGGCGCGCGAGGGGCAGGCGCCGCCGTGGCGCGTGCTGGCGCCGGTCTACCGGCGGCTGGAGGCACGCGGCGAGGTGCGCGGTGGGCGCTTCCTGGCCAGCGTGCTGGGGGAGCAGTTCGCCCTGCCCGAGGCGGTGGAGGCCCTGCGCAGCGTGCGCCGCACCGCCCCGTCGGGCGAGGTGGTGCTGGTGGCGAGCGCCGACCCCCTCAACCTGGTCGGTGTCCTGACGCCCGGCGCGCGCCTCTCCCCCTTCGCCCGGCAGGTGATCGCCTATCGCGACGGTATCCCGGTCGAGGTGGGGCCGCTCGGGGCGGTGCGCAGCCGTCTCCAGGCAGGAGAGGCCTGA
- a CDS encoding cupin domain-containing protein, with product MEITRVDPAAAAPAAHPEYFDGAVHMQPLYVPDRDGEESELVAVFFAPGARTRPHVHDSAQVLHVLSGSCVVADETGRQVVPAGHLVVVPRGVWHWHGATADGPMVHISIKLPGRTRWDVPERDWAAR from the coding sequence GTGGAGATCACGCGCGTCGACCCGGCCGCGGCTGCGCCGGCGGCCCACCCGGAGTACTTCGACGGTGCCGTGCACATGCAACCGCTCTACGTTCCCGACCGCGACGGCGAGGAGTCGGAGCTCGTGGCCGTCTTCTTTGCGCCCGGGGCCCGCACACGTCCGCACGTGCACGACAGCGCGCAGGTCCTCCACGTGCTCTCCGGGTCGTGCGTGGTCGCCGACGAGACCGGCCGGCAGGTCGTGCCGGCCGGGCACCTGGTGGTGGTCCCGCGCGGCGTCTGGCACTGGCACGGGGCCACCGCCGACGGTCCGATGGTGCACATCTCCATCAAGCTGCCCGGGCGCACGCGCTGGGACGTCCCGGAGCGCGACTGGGCGGCCCGTTGA
- a CDS encoding LysE family transporter, producing MAELWVISLTWWMVSLSGVLMPGPVSAMAITEGARRGPAAGPLLTAGHALAEGAMLGALAAGVSTVLRQPGVVGVVGLLGGVVLAWMGWGILRAALRGEVVAHPATAGEAAGETASRAGPAHLVRAGLVVTAGNPYWLLWWATVGTSYFLLFTRFGPLAIFLFFFIGHLALDLGWNTLLATLVGTGRGRIPPAVYRVVVGVAGLFVLAVSVYFVISGLRFLTA from the coding sequence GTGGCCGAGTTGTGGGTGATCTCGCTGACGTGGTGGATGGTGAGCCTCTCCGGCGTCCTCATGCCGGGCCCGGTCTCCGCCATGGCCATCACCGAGGGGGCACGGCGCGGGCCTGCGGCGGGGCCGCTCCTCACCGCCGGCCACGCCCTCGCCGAGGGGGCGATGCTGGGGGCGCTGGCCGCCGGGGTGAGCACCGTGCTGCGGCAGCCGGGCGTCGTCGGGGTGGTGGGCCTGCTCGGCGGTGTGGTGCTGGCCTGGATGGGGTGGGGCATCCTGCGGGCGGCGCTGCGGGGCGAAGTGGTCGCACATCCCGCCACGGCCGGCGAGGCCGCGGGGGAGACGGCGTCCCGCGCCGGCCCCGCCCACCTCGTCCGCGCCGGGCTGGTGGTCACCGCCGGGAACCCCTACTGGCTGCTGTGGTGGGCGACGGTGGGGACGAGCTACTTCCTGCTCTTCACCCGCTTCGGCCCGCTGGCCATCTTCCTCTTCTTCTTTATCGGGCACCTGGCCCTCGACCTGGGGTGGAACACCCTGCTGGCCACCCTGGTCGGGACCGGCCGCGGGCGCATCCCGCCGGCGGTCTACCGGGTGGTGGTGGGCGTGGCCGGACTCTTCGTCCTGGCCGTGAGCGTCTACTTCGTCATCTCCGGGCTGCGCTTCCTGACGGCATGA